One Primulina huaijiensis isolate GDHJ02 chromosome 5, ASM1229523v2, whole genome shotgun sequence DNA segment encodes these proteins:
- the LOC140977037 gene encoding uncharacterized protein isoform X1, whose protein sequence is MGAGRKNKTHPKEKSNAKWTVNCSASARNITKNELAAVIFGCKHHTMQECLHKLLFGLPANHFSYVKHITPGLPLFLFNYSDRTLHGIFEATSLGQMNIDPHAWLGGEEAECTPYGAQVRVRVLRRCRPLREEEFKPVMAKNYYEEKLFWFELDRRQANRLTKLFSASPLTENTPHRPVVARSNINRPVVAQSNNMFDALPSSDVDEAVESKDLKLEELPAPPNQFILQQDSWHGSSSTTEMNLKESHQHSYASVLLNKNASVAQQWCHGIENGGISIIRDDCRGAEDCSDELNVECASSPPNTWEERISTGDGVKKFEACLDVPNMKCGSSFSEDRGENKNIISDGLVRDIEHSEYHSVVWKKLIGEVEELKVSHLEQQLRINSLEHDLDISKMEIHHLKERCNLLESGPSLRRNYCEIEGYESLNSTVNELVFIVGGFDGCSWLPVLSSYSPSKDLVKPLVSTTVRSYASAAKLNGEIYVFGGVQSGVWYDTVELYNPTNGQCIQRPSLNRRKGSSAGASLCEKIFVTGGGDGTKCFSEVEELDLRAGRWILVSPMLERRYAPGAVDMNGSLYVAGGFDGIDYLRSLERFDPRERSWTRLGSMSAKRGCHSLVAFNEKLYALGGYDGTGMVATVEVFDPRLGSWMREEPMKKSRGNFGSVVLGGKMYVIGGVDGDGEVLDAVEYYEEGRGWQVAGLRALGKRSFFSAFVL, encoded by the exons ATGGGGGCtggaagaaaaaataaaactcatcCGAAGGAAAAATCTAATGCCAAATGGACAGTGAACTGTAGTGCTTCTGCGAGAAATATTACGAAAAATGAACTTGCCGCGGTTATATTTGGATGCAAGCATCATACGATGCAGGAATGCTTGCACAAGCTTTTGTTTG GATTGCCAGCGAACCATTTTTCTTATGTAAAGCACATCACTCCTGGATTACCTCTATTTCTCTTCAATTACAGTGATCGGACACTTCATGGAATCTTCGAGGCAACTTCCCTGGGACAGATGAATATAGATCCACATGCATGGTTAGGGGGTGAAGAAGCGGAATGTACACCATATGGTGCACAG GTGCGAGTACGAGTCCTTAGACGATGCCGGCCGTTGCGTGAAGAAGAGTTCAAACCAGTAATggctaaaaattattatgaagAGAAGCTGTTTTGGTTCGAGCTTGACAGAAGGCAAGCCAATAGATTAACAAAGTTATTCTCCGCTTCACCCTTGACGGAGAATACACCCCATCGACCAGTTGTAGCTCGATCAAACATTAATCGACCAGTTGTAGCTCAATCAAACAATATGTTTGATGCTTTGCCCTCCTCCGACGTCGATGAGGCAGTTGAATCTAAGGACCTCAAATTAGAAGAGTTGCCTGCACCACCCAACCAGTTTATCTTGCAGCAAGATTCATGGCATGGTTCCAGCTCAACAACTGAAATGAACTTGAAGGAAAGTCATCAGCATTCTTATGCCTCTGTCCTTTTGAACAAAAATGCTTCTGTTGCACAGCAGTGGTGTCATGGCATAGAGAATGGTGGAATTTCAATCATTCGTGATGATTGTAGAGGGGCTGAAGATTGTTCCGATGAACTGAATGTGGAATGTGCTTCATCACCCCCTAACACATGGGAAGAGCGCATATCCACTGGGGATGGAGTTAAAAAGTTTGAAGCTTGTCTAGATGTGCCCAACATGAAATGTGGTTCATCTTTCTCTGAGGACCGGGGAGAGAACAAGAACATAATATCGGATGGGTTGGTTAGGGATATTGAGCATTCTGAGTATCACTCTGTGGTCTGGAAG AAGTTGATTGGAGAAGTTGAAGAATTGAAAGTGTCTCATTTAGAACAGCAACTTCGAATCAATTCCTTGGAGCACGATCTG GACATCTCAAAGATGGAAATTCACCATTTGAAGGAGCGTTGTAATTTGTTGGAATCTGGGCCATCTTTAAGAAGAAATTACTGTGAGATTGAAGGATACGAAAGTTTGAATTCTACAGTGAATGAGTTGGTGTTCATAGTTGGAGGATTTGATGGATGCTCATGGCTTCCAGTTTTGAGTTCATATTCCCCTTCTAAGGACTTAGTCAAACCACTTGTCTCAACAACTGTGCGATCATATGCCTCTGCAGCCAAATTAAATGGAGAGATCTATGTGTTTGGTGGTGTACAGAGTGGTGTATGGTATGACACAG TTGAATTATACAATCCCACAAATGGTCAATGTATACAACGACCTTCTTTAAAtagaagaaagggaagctcggCTGGAGCATCTTTATGTGAAAAAATTTTCGTTACTGGTGGTGGAGATGGAACCAAATGTTTCTCGGAGGTGGAAGAATTGGATCTGAGAGCTGGAAGATGGATCCTTGTTAGTCCGATGCTTGAACGG CGATATGCCCCAGGAGCTGTAGACATGAACGGATCACTTTATGTTGCTGGTGGCTTTGATGGAATAGATTACTTGAG GTCCCTTGAAAGATTTGATCCTAGAGAGCGTTCATGGACTCGACTAGGTTCTATGAGTGCAAAGAGAGGATGCCATTCTTTGGTTGCATTTAATGAAAAACT ATATGCTTTGGGCGGGTATGATGGAACTGGAATGGTGGCCACCGTTGAGGTTTTTGATCCACGTCTTGGTTCGTGGATGAGAGAGGAGCCAATGAAGAAATCTAGGGGAAACTTCGGCTCAGTTGTGCTTGGAGGAAAAATGTATGTAATTGGCGGGGTAGACGGTGATGGCGAAGTTCTGGATGCG GTCGAATATTACGAGGAGGGCCGTGGCTGGCAGGTTGCTGGACTGAGAGCACTTGGTAAAAGAAGCTTCTTCTCTGCTTTTGTCTTGTGA
- the LOC140977037 gene encoding uncharacterized protein isoform X2, translating to MGAGRKNKTHPKEKSNAKWTVNCSASARNITKNELAAVIFGCKHHTMQECLHKLLFGLPANHFSYVKHITPGLPLFLFNYSDRTLHGIFEATSLGQMNIDPHAWLGGEEAECTPYGAQVRVRVLRRCRPLREEEFKPVMAKNYYEEKLFWFELDRRQANRLTKLFSASPLTENTPHRPVVARSNINRPVVAQSNNMFDALPSSDVDEAVESKDLKLEELPAPPNQFILQQDSWHGSSSTTEMNLKESHQHSYASVLLNKNASVAQQWCHGIENGGISIIRDDCRGAEDCSDELNVECASSPPNTWEERISTGDGVKKFEACLDVPNMKCGSSFSEDRGENKNIISDGLVRDIEHSEYHSVVWKLIGEVEELKVSHLEQQLRINSLEHDLDISKMEIHHLKERCNLLESGPSLRRNYCEIEGYESLNSTVNELVFIVGGFDGCSWLPVLSSYSPSKDLVKPLVSTTVRSYASAAKLNGEIYVFGGVQSGVWYDTVELYNPTNGQCIQRPSLNRRKGSSAGASLCEKIFVTGGGDGTKCFSEVEELDLRAGRWILVSPMLERRYAPGAVDMNGSLYVAGGFDGIDYLRSLERFDPRERSWTRLGSMSAKRGCHSLVAFNEKLYALGGYDGTGMVATVEVFDPRLGSWMREEPMKKSRGNFGSVVLGGKMYVIGGVDGDGEVLDAVEYYEEGRGWQVAGLRALGKRSFFSAFVL from the exons ATGGGGGCtggaagaaaaaataaaactcatcCGAAGGAAAAATCTAATGCCAAATGGACAGTGAACTGTAGTGCTTCTGCGAGAAATATTACGAAAAATGAACTTGCCGCGGTTATATTTGGATGCAAGCATCATACGATGCAGGAATGCTTGCACAAGCTTTTGTTTG GATTGCCAGCGAACCATTTTTCTTATGTAAAGCACATCACTCCTGGATTACCTCTATTTCTCTTCAATTACAGTGATCGGACACTTCATGGAATCTTCGAGGCAACTTCCCTGGGACAGATGAATATAGATCCACATGCATGGTTAGGGGGTGAAGAAGCGGAATGTACACCATATGGTGCACAG GTGCGAGTACGAGTCCTTAGACGATGCCGGCCGTTGCGTGAAGAAGAGTTCAAACCAGTAATggctaaaaattattatgaagAGAAGCTGTTTTGGTTCGAGCTTGACAGAAGGCAAGCCAATAGATTAACAAAGTTATTCTCCGCTTCACCCTTGACGGAGAATACACCCCATCGACCAGTTGTAGCTCGATCAAACATTAATCGACCAGTTGTAGCTCAATCAAACAATATGTTTGATGCTTTGCCCTCCTCCGACGTCGATGAGGCAGTTGAATCTAAGGACCTCAAATTAGAAGAGTTGCCTGCACCACCCAACCAGTTTATCTTGCAGCAAGATTCATGGCATGGTTCCAGCTCAACAACTGAAATGAACTTGAAGGAAAGTCATCAGCATTCTTATGCCTCTGTCCTTTTGAACAAAAATGCTTCTGTTGCACAGCAGTGGTGTCATGGCATAGAGAATGGTGGAATTTCAATCATTCGTGATGATTGTAGAGGGGCTGAAGATTGTTCCGATGAACTGAATGTGGAATGTGCTTCATCACCCCCTAACACATGGGAAGAGCGCATATCCACTGGGGATGGAGTTAAAAAGTTTGAAGCTTGTCTAGATGTGCCCAACATGAAATGTGGTTCATCTTTCTCTGAGGACCGGGGAGAGAACAAGAACATAATATCGGATGGGTTGGTTAGGGATATTGAGCATTCTGAGTATCACTCTGTGGTCTGGAAG TTGATTGGAGAAGTTGAAGAATTGAAAGTGTCTCATTTAGAACAGCAACTTCGAATCAATTCCTTGGAGCACGATCTG GACATCTCAAAGATGGAAATTCACCATTTGAAGGAGCGTTGTAATTTGTTGGAATCTGGGCCATCTTTAAGAAGAAATTACTGTGAGATTGAAGGATACGAAAGTTTGAATTCTACAGTGAATGAGTTGGTGTTCATAGTTGGAGGATTTGATGGATGCTCATGGCTTCCAGTTTTGAGTTCATATTCCCCTTCTAAGGACTTAGTCAAACCACTTGTCTCAACAACTGTGCGATCATATGCCTCTGCAGCCAAATTAAATGGAGAGATCTATGTGTTTGGTGGTGTACAGAGTGGTGTATGGTATGACACAG TTGAATTATACAATCCCACAAATGGTCAATGTATACAACGACCTTCTTTAAAtagaagaaagggaagctcggCTGGAGCATCTTTATGTGAAAAAATTTTCGTTACTGGTGGTGGAGATGGAACCAAATGTTTCTCGGAGGTGGAAGAATTGGATCTGAGAGCTGGAAGATGGATCCTTGTTAGTCCGATGCTTGAACGG CGATATGCCCCAGGAGCTGTAGACATGAACGGATCACTTTATGTTGCTGGTGGCTTTGATGGAATAGATTACTTGAG GTCCCTTGAAAGATTTGATCCTAGAGAGCGTTCATGGACTCGACTAGGTTCTATGAGTGCAAAGAGAGGATGCCATTCTTTGGTTGCATTTAATGAAAAACT ATATGCTTTGGGCGGGTATGATGGAACTGGAATGGTGGCCACCGTTGAGGTTTTTGATCCACGTCTTGGTTCGTGGATGAGAGAGGAGCCAATGAAGAAATCTAGGGGAAACTTCGGCTCAGTTGTGCTTGGAGGAAAAATGTATGTAATTGGCGGGGTAGACGGTGATGGCGAAGTTCTGGATGCG GTCGAATATTACGAGGAGGGCCGTGGCTGGCAGGTTGCTGGACTGAGAGCACTTGGTAAAAGAAGCTTCTTCTCTGCTTTTGTCTTGTGA